The Nitrososphaerales archaeon sequence CATCGAACATTCCATAGGACATCGAACATTCCATAGGACATCGAACATTCCATAATAGCCGTTCACCACTTGTCCTTCCCAGAACAAGTATGCTCAAAGATGCAAAAACAATTATTCAAAGCCCTCTGTTAACATTTTGTTATATTCAAGAGTAGCCTTGCTAAACTGTAAATAAAAAAGATTGCAGTTTTATATCAACCACGGGATTAGAAACTATAGTATAGATGCAGAAACACTCGCTTCCGTATTTTGGAAACTGGTATAGTTTGGAAACCGAGAAATCTTAAGTAATCTACGGATCTGGTAGTGGGCAGTTATCCCGCTCCATGATGGTAGAATAGTTGGTCCCGTAAGTAGTGTAATAGTGGATCTTGGTATGATCTGTATCTGAACTAGAAATCAATGTAGTACAGATATGTGGCAATCAAGTACAATTCTTTCCACAATATATGGCAGCTCACTAATGCGATCTATTTGTAAACACTGTAAACCATAGTCAACATATGATCATACGTTTATCAAGTTTCGTTGAATATCTGCGTAAAAAGTCACCCCTTAAACAGTAGTATGATGTTAATAAAGGCAGATGAAGAATTCATGAAGATGGTCGACGAGCTTGTCAGGCTTGCAGAGAATGATGAAGAGCTATATGCTGGAATAAAGTGGATTGATAATGAATCCAAGAAGCTAGGGATATCATTCTATGAGATGTTCTTTATCGTATTACAGAGGCATCTCGCTGATGAAAAGGCCAAGGAATGGCTAAGCAAAAGAAATGAATGATCAGAACTCTCTCTTGGAAAGTGGAACATATTCACATCCCATCGGACCGCAGTATCTACCAACATATGTGGCTGTGGGCCTATAGAGCATAGGCTTAGGCTGCGCTTCAGCAAATTTCTCTTCTATTACATGGGCTGTCCATCCCGCTATTCTGGCTATGGCAAATACAGGGGTATTCAGATCAATTGGTATTCCCATCATATGGTAAACTGAGGCGCTATATAGATCAACGTTAGCGAATATTTCAACATCCTTTCTCTTCAACATCTCTTCTCTGCTCACGTCCTCTAGCTTTTTAGTAATATCGTACCATAATGAATTCAGCTTAGAGGCAAGCTTTTTAGACATTTCTCTTAATACTTTTGCCCTAGGATCGTCTGTCTTGTAAATTGCATGTCCCATACCCATTATCCTTTCACCAGCATCAAATTTCGTTTTGACCCATTTCTCCACATTTTCTACGCTTCCTATTTCCTGCAGAGCTTGCATGACTTTGATATTTGCACCGCCATGTAACTCTCCCGACAAGGCTCCGACAGCCGCGGCAATTGACGCATACATATGTGCTCTGGTTGATGCTACTTCACGTGCAGCAAAAGTTGATGCATTAAAACTGTGTTCTGCATGAAGAACTAAGCATATGTCAAAATCCCTTGCAACCTCCTTATCTGGTTCTTCACCAGTAAGCATGTACAGAAAGTTGGCCGCATGTCCTAGCTTTCTCGAAGGTTCTACGATAGGCAAGTTCTTTCTTAGTCTGTGCCAATAGGCAATTATTGCAGGAAACTTTGCTATCAAACTTAACGCTCTCTCTATATTAGCGTCCTTAGAATCATCATCGATGTTTTCATCATAATCTGCAAGCATAGACGTTGTTGACTGTAAGACATCCATTGGTGATGCTGTTTTTGGTCTAAGGCTCATAGATTTGATTATTGAGGATGGGAGGTTCATTTTAGCAGCTAATCTTGAAGTAAAATCACTGATCTCCTTAGCCGTAGGAAGATCGCTATAAAGCAAAAGGTATGCAACCTCTTCGAAGGTTGCATTATGTGCTAGATCAAATATGTCATATCCACGATAAATCAATTTACCCGTTTCTGCCTCAATCGCACAAATCTTGGTATCGGCAACCTCTATATTCCTCAGACCTATGTTCTTGGTACTCAAGATATCATTTTTATTACTCTCTCCATATTAAAGTCATACGCATTTGCTCTGGCTCATCTTTTTTATAAATAAATAATGCGAATTACCTCTCCTTCCCATGGATAATCCATTACATCTGGCAAAGATGATAGTTGAGAACCAGATAAGGGTGATAAGGAATGGGTCCGTAGATTTAAGAAATGGTTGTGTGATTTGTCATACCATATTCACACTAGCCAACAAGTTACAAGCCAGCGAGTCTGATTCTGCTGATTTATTAACCCAGGTGCTGACCGACAATCCTTCACTTAACGATGAATTCATCAGCGCTGTAGAAGAGATACATATGCGTTCGAGGATGCTTGCGCCACATTTTTACAACAGAAGTAGAGATGACAAGGACAGGTATATAGAATCATATTTCAGAAACGCGTTGACAGAACTGCAAGCAGACATTAGTGGTCATGACGTCGCTATTGCTATTCGAAAATTGATTCTAAACTATCTTTCTATATATCTTGCACAAACGCTCGGTGTTGATCATCATGCTTCTATGGAAGAGATGTATTATTTGTTAAGGAAGAATCAGGAACTCGATTCATACCTAGACAGCTTTATTATAAGATTAATAAAACAATTAAAACGCGATGAATAGAAAGCATCTGCAAATGAGCGGCATATACCATACAAACGATCTCTTAAAGAAGCTCGACGCTAGTGGAAACTGGTTCTATAGCTTCATGTCCAAAGGCAGTATGGATGCAGGGATCCTGCGTTTGATGCCAGGGGAGAACGACCCACAGAGACCTCATGCAAACGATGAACTTTATTATGTGATAAAAGGTACTGGATTTATACGTCTAGAGAATAGAGATGTACCCATAAAACCCGGTAGCATAATATTTGTACCCGCCAGAATGAGGCACTACTTTCATGGTAACAAGGATGAACTGCAGGTTCTGTATGTATTTGCCGGTGAGGATAAGGATGCATGATAATAGGAATCTGGTATAATTTTTTGATCCAGTTATTCAGTTTCTATTATTCCATGATCTTAAAACTTGAACCAACCATAGTAGCGTCATGAAGTTAAAACTAGCGTTTGCAGTCTTCTTGCTTCTGACCTCATTTGCAACAGTAAGCGCTAATGCAGATGAGAGTAAGACCT is a genomic window containing:
- a CDS encoding cupin domain-containing protein — protein: MNRKHLQMSGIYHTNDLLKKLDASGNWFYSFMSKGSMDAGILRLMPGENDPQRPHANDELYYVIKGTGFIRLENRDVPIKPGSIIFVPARMRHYFHGNKDELQVLYVFAGEDKDA
- a CDS encoding citrate/2-methylcitrate synthase translates to MSTKNIGLRNIEVADTKICAIEAETGKLIYRGYDIFDLAHNATFEEVAYLLLYSDLPTAKEISDFTSRLAAKMNLPSSIIKSMSLRPKTASPMDVLQSTTSMLADYDENIDDDSKDANIERALSLIAKFPAIIAYWHRLRKNLPIVEPSRKLGHAANFLYMLTGEEPDKEVARDFDICLVLHAEHSFNASTFAAREVASTRAHMYASIAAAVGALSGELHGGANIKVMQALQEIGSVENVEKWVKTKFDAGERIMGMGHAIYKTDDPRAKVLREMSKKLASKLNSLWYDITKKLEDVSREEMLKRKDVEIFANVDLYSASVYHMMGIPIDLNTPVFAIARIAGWTAHVIEEKFAEAQPKPMLYRPTATYVGRYCGPMGCEYVPLSKREF